Part of the Anomaloglossus baeobatrachus isolate aAnoBae1 chromosome 1, aAnoBae1.hap1, whole genome shotgun sequence genome, aactttaggaatcgcgcagagaagaaggatgaaatagcagagacacATTATTTGGCTTTCTATAGCATATGTTTTCCATGTCGGGTTGGGGCAATAATTTTTTATGGACTGTGTACTAAATATTAGGGATTTCCTATTTATTAGGATACATTTGCACTAGTTCAGAccccttttttccttctttttcacaaCAGTGACCTCTAGTGGTTACACCTGAGAATTGTATCTCTttaggtcaggggtggggaacctccggcctgtgggccgtatgcggcccgcgacgactttttctgcggcccccgggctgattcccggggactgcagtgctggggcggcagccgcatcttactggctgctggccctttaaaaccacacacagcgcgttcaatgctgaacactGCATTTCCTATATCTGAAAGACTACGTCcgcacgctggcactgcctacgtgaggacgtactttgtaggtggggtcggcgtgaggagcgctaaaatcaaaaggagaggattgactgccaatcatcccccaggccTTACTCTGCCGGGCAGcgcctccctgtgcccggcggctccgtgCCCGGCGGTTGTGGCGGCGGATCCCTGTGCCAGgttgcagctccctgtgcccggcggttgcggcggcggctccctgtgcccggcggttgcggcggcggctcctctctgtgcccggcggctccctgtgcccagcggcaaaggcggctgctcctctctgtgcccgacggcagagctctccgtgcccgcagccacctccagcgctcagtgatcccaacctcccccagttctctaactacctccaagctcatccgggtctgcctgtgcccccagcgctctgtacccccagtgctctgtgcccctctttccccccagtgatctgtgccccctagtctccccagtgatctatgcccccccagtgttctgtgcccttctagtctccccagtgatctgtgcaccCCCAATGTtcggtgcctccccccccagtctcccctgtgatctgtgcccccccagtgatctatgcccccccagtgatctgtgcccccccagtcatctgtgcccccccagtctccccagtgatctgtggccccccagtgatctgtgcccccccagtctccccagtgatctgtgcttccccagtgatctctgtgccccgagcctctcccagttctgtctgtgccttcagcctctcccatccttctctgtgccatctgtgcccccagcgtccccctgatttgtctgtgcctccagcctctcccatcattctctgtgcccccagggctgtctgtgtccctccggcatcccccagggctgtttgcccccggctatttatataaccccagcaatgtttgtgccccccagctatgtctgtgtaacccagtgatgtgtatatacccccagtgaagtctgtgccgcccagtgatgtatgtacccccagtgacgtctatgccctgctgcttccctagtgatgtatattcctcccagccctccccagcaatgtttatccccccagctatgtttgtgctccccatcaatgatgtatgtatcccccagtgatgtatgtaccccccagtgatgtctatgcccccagcctccccagtgatctatattcctcccaaccctcccctgtgatgtatatacagcagtcccagccaactcaaacctgcaAAAGCAGTTAtgaaaagcaaaaagatcaatatcgcctaatattacagctgcaccaaagagtagaagctccagccgccacagtgagttaattgtttgaccaaatatattagggtaatttttaagttgataattttgtgcggcccccgaaggttggtagaaatttccaaatggcccctggcagaaaaaaggttccccacccctgctttagttaATCTTTTGTCAGCATTTTGTGGACATCTGTTTCCTGACGCATTTGCACATGTGGATAGGTGCAATAATATTTGAATTATCACTGTTGTGATATTTTTCATCCTAACCTGTATACAGAACCGTCTGTATTTATTTTCTCATAAAAATGCTTTAGTTTTTTTTGCACAAATTGTAACTTCTATTGACCTGTGTATGCACTTTATATTctggaaaaaaacttttttttttttttaacatcttttgATATTTGTATATTGCACATTGAAATGTTTTTCCTGATGTAAACACGTGCTTATATGGATGATATAATGAGGAGGAATGTTCTGCGCATATCGCCGTTCTTTTTCGTAAATTATTTGACTTAATTTTAAAATTATTCAATAAAgaaaatgattattttttttttttttttttttaaatcaaataattttTATTAACCTTTTAATTTGATATAACAAATAAATTCCACATACAAAAAATACAGTTAGGCTCGACCGGTAATCCGCCAACAGCTAACACATAACGGACCAGAGCGTCTACACTTCGACCCAACATTTTGAACCACTCAAAATTATTtagaattattttaaagaaaaagtaTTTATTTTGGCTTTAAACCCAGTTTGGTGTATAGGCTGATGAAGGGCTAGCCATTGCTAATTTGATCTGGCCAATTTTCTTGGTTTATCTAAGGCACAGGTCTGCAGATATCATACATTTCTACACATTCAAGGACGTAATTTACATTCTTGCTCATCTCTATCCTAAGTTCTAAGCATAAACATTCAAAATACATTTTGTTACAACTTTTAACTCTTGATATTCCTAACAGTCTCTTGATCTGACGCCAAACACCTATAGGGAAATGTGAAGAGACAAGTTGCGCTTCACTCTCCATCCGGCATCCAGGCTGTAAAAGAGCTCGTTCTTGAAGGGAAAAAAAGATGGACGTTGTAATGCTGCTAACTCGTTCATTCCAGGCCTAGAAGACttagtgctgtccttaaaaatcatggaggccATCCAAAATAGTGCATGTAAAAGTTTTGATGTgggatgtacttttttttttttgcattaattaATTTAAGCAAAACTGAAGATTCTGTAATTAGTTATATTATTAACATTATTTTCAAGTTATTAGTGAAAAAATGTTTTGTGTTGTAAACATTGTTGAAATTGTTTGCATTAAGTGAGATATTTATTAAAATCTTACCTatcaaagggggtgtactcatttaagcTTAGCACTGTTAATTAAAATCTACATTTTTTTTACTGTATGTCTTTTCTCATGTCTAACAAGACGGGATTCATGTATAAAAGATTTCCCCCATTGTAATTATGACTATGGCTTCTCTCTTTTGTGACTTTTCATATGTCTCACAAAATTTGATTGATGTGTAAAGcctttttcacattctgaacatgaataaggcttctctcctgtgtgaattcgcttGTGTATCTCAAGACCTGATTTacttgtaaaagatttcccacattctgaacatgaatacggcctctctcctgtgtgacttcgctcGTGTATCTCAAGACCTAATTTacttgtaaaagatttcccacattctgaacatgaatatggcttctctcctgtgtgactttgcTCATGTTTCACAAGACCTGACTTacttgtaaaagatttcccacattctgaacatgaatatggcctctctcctgtgtgacttcgctcGTGTATCTCAAGACCTGATTTacttgtaaaagatttcccacattctgaacatgaatacggcctctctcctgtgtgacttcgctcGTGTATCTCAAGACCTAATTAacttgtaaaagatttcccacattctgaacctaaatacggcctctctcctgtgtgacttcgctcGTGTATCTCAAGACCTGATTTacttgtaaaagatttcccacattatgaacatgaatatggcttctctcctgtgtgactttgcTCATGTTTCACAAGACCTGACTTacttgtaaaagatttcccacattctgaacatgaatatggcctctctcctgtgtgacttcgctcGTGTATCTCAAGACCTGATTTacttgtaaaagatttcccacattctgaacatgaatacggcctctCACCTGTGTGACTTCGCTCGTGTGTCACAAGATTAGATTTACCTGTAAAGCATTTCTCACAGTGTGAACATGAATatagcttctctcctgtgtgaattctctcatgtgtcacaagacttgatttatgtataaaagatttcccacattctgaacatgaatatggcctctctcctgtgtgacttcgctcGTGTATCTCAAGACCTGTTTTacttgtaaaagatttcccacattctgaacataaatacggcctctctcctgtgtgacttcgctcGTGTATCTCAAGACCTGATTTacttgtaaaagatttcccacattctgaacatgaatatggcttctctcctgtgtgactttgcTCATGTTTCACAAGACCTGACTTacttgtaaaagatttcccacattctgaacatgaatatggcctctCTCCAGTGTGACTTCGCTTATGTttcacaagatttgatttctgtataaaagatttcccacattctgaacatgaatatggcttctcttcaGTGTGAATTCTCTTGTGTATCACAAGACCTGATTTacttgtaaaagatttcccacattctgaacatgaatacggcctctctcctgtgtgacttcgctcATGTTTCACAAGACCTGATTTACttataaaagatttcccacattctgaacatgaatacggcctctctcctgtgtgacttcgctcGTGTATCTCAAGACCTAATTTacttgtaaaagatttcccacattctgaacatgaatatggcttctcttcaATGTGACTTCGCTTGTGTGTCACAAGACTTGATTTCtgtataaaagatttcccacattctgaacatgaataaggcttctctcctgtgtgaattctcttatgtgtCACAAGACTTTTTTTAtgtataaaagatttcccacattctgaacatgaatacagcctctctcctgtgtgaattctctgatgtgtaagaagaCTATATTTATTTTGAAAGCCCTTTCCACATTGCAAACATGAAAATAATTTTTCCCCTGTGTAAATTCTCTGATGTTTATTAAGATGTGATCTctttttaaaacatttcccacattctgaacatggagaCGGCTTCactcctgtatgaattctctgatgtctagtaAGAGTCCCTTTATCTGTGAAGGATTTCCCACATGGTGAACACAAAAACGGCTTttgtcctgtgtgaattctctcatgtctagcaAATTCTGAATTATttataaagcatttcccacattctgaacaggagaaTGGCTTTTCTTTGTGCTTTGTTTGTGTTACAAAATTTGAGCTTTTAGTAAGCTGCTTGTCACACTGAAATCTTGGCTCCTCTTTGTCACCTGGAATTGTGGTATTAATCTGAGATTGCTCAGGAGAGAGTTCCTCATGAGTAGGGGAATTATATGATAGTGAAGTATCATGAAGTCCAGGATGTAAATGAAGGGTAATGAGGTTTTTTCCATTAGGGGGATTCCTGATATCTTCTTTTTTACAATTTAGTGACAAACTGTTATTCTCACAAGGATTTCCTATAAAGATGAAATAGactgaatgtgattttttttctacaaCACAAAAGGGAATTTCCACATGTAGATAGAATAGACAAAGAAAATGGTCTACCGCGGTCTAACAAACCAAATGTTGCCAAagagaataaagttcattttcgccCAGTTGCGTTTTTGCAGACATTGGGCAGGTAATAAATGCAGATTAACCACATCTATGCAAGTTAATAGCGTTATCTctgaggacaggttccctttatctttATTGAATTGGTCGTTATGAATAGGGGTTGACCTGTTCCAGGTTTATCATGGACCAGCACGGACACACAAGTCTCTCTCGTTCCTTCCTTCCTCTGTTCTCTCCCTCACCCATGACTTTCAAATTAGGTttcacagttaggggtactttgcacactacgacatcgctgctgcaatgtcggtggggtcaaatcgaaggtgacgcacatccggcgtcgcagtcgatatcgagtgtttatgatatgattaacgagcgcaaaagcgtcaaaatcgtatcatcggtgtagtgcccgacattttcataattgtgctgcagcgacggtacgatgttgctcctcgttcccctgcggcagcacacatcgctgtgtgagaagccgcaggagcgaggaacatcagcttacctgcatcaccgtggctcacgccggctatgcggaaggacggaggtgggcgggatgtttactgtgTTACgtgttctggccggcgacccgcctccttcctaagggggcaggtcgtgcagcgtcacaccgacgtcgcagggcaggtgagtgcatgtgaagctgccgtagcgataatgttcgctacggcagtgatcacaagatatcgcagctgcgacgggggcggggactatcgcgctcggcatcgctaccatcagcttgcgaagtcgcagcgtgcaaagtaccccttattgtttCTTTGGCAGATAATGAGGCCAGCTTCCAGAAGTACAACCAGACATTAGCAAAGCTCTAATAGAAGCTACCCGTGCCTGTTCTTACAGGATCAGTCTCAGTTATTGCAAATGAGAAATATATGAATGCCAATACGCTCAATTAGAGCTCTATAAAGAAAGGTCATTTGCTAAAGGCagctttaggcctct contains:
- the LOC142257944 gene encoding uncharacterized protein LOC142257944 produces the protein MDENEISSRLLTLSLEVISLLSGEDYTIVRKTPGDCVTPLIHLQESGGRSQSPITAPPPIHERSKKRILELSNKMIELLTREVPIRCQDVAVFLSMEEWEYLEGHKERYEAVVVEEQRSVTSHDGSRRRNPPERCPRPLCPQDGPEEKHNVLETHQGEDLMDIQVAVIHGAQEALTIWADPQDGLMETNSPARCPRPLYPQDCPEEKHNIPETHQGEDPTNIKVEEEEEAMTRGDQPSVSDGKEESPGEVSTGNPCENNSLSLNCKKEDIRNPPNGKNLITLHLHPGLHDTSLSYNSPTHEELSPEQSQINTTIPGDKEEPRFQCDKQLTKSSNFVTQTKHKEKPFSCSECGKCFINNSEFARHERIHTGQKPFLCSPCGKSFTDKGTLTRHQRIHTGVKPSPCSECGKCFKKRSHLNKHQRIYTGEKLFSCLQCGKGFQNKYSLLTHQRIHTGERLYSCSECGKSFIHKKSLVTHKRIHTGEKPYSCSECGKSFIQKSSLVTHKRSHIEEKPYSCSECGKSFTSKLGLEIHERSHTGERPYSCSECGKSFISKSGLVKHERSHTGERPYSCSECGKSFTSKSGLVIHKRIHTEEKPYSCSECGKSFIQKSNLVKHKRSHTGERPYSCSECGKSFTSKSGLVKHEQSHTGEKPYSCSECGKSFTSKSGLEIHERSHTGERPYLCSECGKSFTSKTGLEIHERSHTGERPYSCSECGKSFIHKSSLVTHERIHTGEKLYSCSHCEKCFTGKSNLVTHERSHTGERPYSCSECGKSFTSKSGLEIHERSHTGERPYSCSECGKSFTSKSGLVKHEQSHTGEKPYSCS